One window of Saprospiraceae bacterium genomic DNA carries:
- a CDS encoding carboxypeptidase-like regulatory domain-containing protein translates to MRFCLLLLCILFCSSISFSQKSDIRGNVYNKITGEPLAFTSVYLEGTSYGAITDNLGFFNISSVAKGDYTLVASYIGFDTVKVVISVRGNQIINKQLVMSESSTLLGEVSVSGKKQQARTEVKISTLTVTPKEIKALPSTGGEADIAQYLQIIPGVISTGDQGGQIYIRGGSPVQNRILIDGMTVYNPFHSIGIFSVFETEVIRSVDVLTGGFPAEYGGRVSAIVDMKTREGNKTRLSGIASASPFLAKALIEGPISKFKEGKSGSTSFLLTAKSSFIDQTSKTLYKYAFDTSTNSLPFKFTDFYGKISTIGSNGNFLNFFGFNFNDQVEYAGLADLDWNASGGGTNFKLIPANSSVIVGGNVAYSKYFIKLNEINSEPRSSEIKGVQSNIDFTYFARNSEFKYGIEFDAFSTDFNFTNFLKIPVSQKDYNTELAGYFKYRKAFRKWVIDPSLRFQYYASLKKTSVEPRLGLKYNVGNDFRIKAAGGIYTQNLMSSVSERDIVNLFVGFITSPDLIKASHAVFGFELDLNENTDVNVETYYKNFDKLYQLNRNKRTVEESSYAIETGDAYGLDILVKSNWVNWSVWLGYSLGYVNRNDGKQEFPALFDRRHNANLVLDYQFGHKNVWQAGLRWNLGSGFAFTKIQGFIEDNKIPKGLETVFGIENAPIGVIYSDKINSGRLPYYHRLDFSLKRKIIISKNIYWEITAAVTNAYDRKNIFYFNVIENRRVNQLPVLPSLVAAFHF, encoded by the coding sequence ATGAGGTTTTGTTTGCTATTACTATGTATTCTATTTTGTAGTTCAATTTCCTTTTCTCAAAAGTCTGATATTCGGGGAAATGTGTACAACAAAATAACCGGAGAGCCATTGGCTTTCACCTCTGTGTATTTAGAAGGGACTTCCTACGGTGCGATTACGGATAATCTTGGGTTTTTTAATATTTCTTCGGTGGCAAAGGGAGATTACACCTTGGTAGCGAGTTATATTGGCTTTGACACCGTAAAAGTTGTGATATCGGTTAGAGGAAACCAAATTATCAATAAACAATTGGTAATGAGTGAATCTAGTACTTTATTAGGAGAGGTCAGTGTATCTGGCAAAAAGCAACAAGCGCGCACTGAAGTAAAAATTTCAACGTTAACAGTAACGCCTAAAGAAATTAAAGCATTGCCTTCAACAGGTGGTGAAGCAGATATAGCCCAATATTTACAAATTATTCCGGGTGTAATCAGTACAGGAGATCAGGGAGGGCAAATTTATATACGAGGAGGATCCCCGGTTCAGAACAGAATATTAATAGATGGGATGACGGTTTATAACCCGTTTCATTCCATTGGCATTTTTTCTGTTTTTGAAACGGAAGTGATACGTTCTGTTGATGTTTTGACCGGTGGATTTCCAGCAGAATATGGAGGGAGGGTTTCGGCTATTGTAGATATGAAGACCAGAGAAGGCAACAAGACCCGACTTTCAGGCATTGCTTCTGCCAGTCCATTTCTTGCAAAAGCATTAATTGAGGGACCTATTTCAAAATTTAAAGAGGGAAAAAGTGGTAGTACGTCCTTTTTGTTAACTGCTAAATCCTCTTTTATTGACCAAACCTCTAAAACACTCTACAAATATGCATTTGATACTTCGACCAACAGTCTGCCATTTAAGTTTACAGATTTTTATGGAAAGATATCTACTATTGGAAGCAATGGAAATTTTCTAAATTTTTTTGGATTTAATTTTAACGATCAGGTTGAATATGCTGGATTGGCTGATTTGGATTGGAATGCATCAGGAGGAGGAACCAATTTTAAATTGATTCCAGCCAACTCCAGTGTGATTGTAGGTGGAAACGTAGCATATTCAAAATATTTTATTAAATTAAACGAAATAAATTCTGAGCCAAGATCAAGTGAAATCAAAGGTGTTCAATCTAATATTGACTTCACATATTTTGCTAGGAATTCAGAATTTAAATATGGAATTGAATTTGATGCATTTAGTACAGATTTTAATTTTACTAATTTTCTGAAAATCCCGGTAAGTCAAAAAGACTATAATACGGAATTGGCAGGTTATTTTAAATATAGAAAGGCATTTAGAAAATGGGTTATTGATCCAAGTTTGAGATTTCAATATTATGCATCTTTAAAAAAGACTTCCGTCGAACCACGACTTGGATTAAAATACAATGTTGGAAATGATTTTAGAATAAAGGCTGCAGGAGGCATTTACACTCAAAACTTAATGAGTTCGGTAAGTGAACGAGATATTGTGAATTTATTTGTTGGATTTATCACAAGTCCTGATCTTATCAAAGCAAGCCATGCAGTTTTTGGATTTGAATTGGATTTGAATGAGAATACAGATGTCAATGTAGAAACTTATTATAAAAATTTTGATAAACTTTACCAGTTAAATCGAAATAAAAGGACTGTTGAAGAATCCAGTTATGCTATTGAAACTGGTGATGCATATGGTTTAGACATACTTGTAAAATCAAATTGGGTAAATTGGAGTGTTTGGTTGGGTTACTCGTTAGGCTATGTCAATAGAAATGATGGTAAGCAAGAATTTCCAGCATTATTTGATAGAAGGCACAATGCAAATTTGGTTTTAGATTATCAATTTGGACATAAAAATGTATGGCAGGCAGGGTTAAGATGGAATTTAGGTTCAGGCTTTGCATTTACCAAGATCCAGGGATTTATTGAAGATAATAAAATTCCAAAAGGACTTGAAACGGTTTTTGGTATTGAGAATGCCCCAATAGGTGTGATTTATTCAGATAAAATCAATTCAGGCAGACTTCCGTATTATCATAGATTGGATTTTTCTTTAAAGCGGAAAATAATAATCAGTAAAAATATTTATTGGGAAATCACAGCCGCGGTTACCAATGCTTATGATAGAAAAAATATTTTTTATTTTAACGTTATTGAAAACAGGCGCGTCAATCAATTGCCGGTGTTGCCATCATTGGTAGCCGCATTTCATTTTTAA
- a CDS encoding glycosyltransferase: MKKTFFHGEVRDSTEFLNRYPILVVPVFAGSGIRVKILEAMTLGRIVISSSIGLEGISAKHKDQVFIANSVDDFVESISQCKNRYDSLRLIGENARNFVMENFENSKLAGKLIHAYKKALHSHSLL, translated from the coding sequence ATCAAAAAAACATTTTTTCATGGGGAAGTTCGTGATTCAACCGAATTTCTAAACCGATACCCAATATTGGTTGTACCCGTTTTTGCAGGTTCAGGTATTCGGGTAAAAATTCTGGAAGCAATGACTTTAGGACGCATAGTGATCTCAAGCTCTATAGGTTTGGAAGGCATTAGCGCCAAGCATAAAGACCAAGTTTTTATTGCGAATAGTGTGGATGATTTTGTTGAAAGTATAAGTCAATGTAAGAATCGTTACGATAGCCTGAGACTAATAGGTGAAAATGCCCGGAATTTTGTTATGGAAAATTTTGAAAATTCTAAATTAGCAGGAAAATTGATCCATGCATACAAAAAGGCATTACATTCGCACAGCCTACTGTAG
- a CDS encoding ABC transporter substrate-binding protein, with the protein MIFYQGTINLNLFSKPKNNIVSLVPSISWYLYELIDSNSVVGISKFCEIPDTVKSIPNRVGGTKNPWLQRIRQIKPDLIVANREENTKEAIEDLAKEFDIYLTDVNDLSSMYQMMQELGILCNQVAIADNWIFKISEAYKKYIIDAQNEKPLRIVYLIWKDPYMAAGKNTFINSFLNDTGFINCFGHLDRYPIVSIEMIQQVNPDLIFLSSEPYPFSNKHFDEFRKASCVLVDGKMFSWYGSFLYKSFAYLKALKGTLNSI; encoded by the coding sequence ATGATATTTTATCAAGGAACAATCAATTTAAATTTATTTTCAAAACCTAAAAACAACATTGTAAGTTTAGTGCCATCTATTAGCTGGTATCTCTATGAACTCATTGATTCAAATTCAGTTGTTGGGATCAGTAAATTTTGTGAAATCCCAGATACCGTAAAATCAATTCCAAATCGAGTTGGAGGTACAAAAAACCCATGGCTTCAACGCATTAGACAAATTAAACCAGATTTAATCGTTGCAAATCGTGAAGAAAACACCAAAGAAGCCATAGAGGATTTAGCTAAAGAGTTTGATATATACCTAACCGATGTAAATGACCTCTCTTCTATGTATCAAATGATGCAGGAACTAGGAATTCTTTGCAACCAAGTTGCTATCGCGGATAATTGGATTTTTAAAATATCTGAGGCATATAAAAAATATATCATTGACGCACAAAATGAAAAACCCTTAAGAATCGTTTATTTGATTTGGAAAGATCCCTACATGGCTGCTGGCAAGAATACGTTTATAAATTCCTTTCTTAATGACACTGGATTTATAAATTGTTTCGGCCACTTGGATCGATATCCAATTGTTAGTATTGAAATGATTCAGCAAGTAAATCCAGATCTCATTTTCCTTTCATCAGAACCTTACCCTTTTAGTAACAAGCATTTTGATGAGTTTAGAAAGGCATCCTGTGTTTTGGTTGATGGAAAAATGTTTTCCTGGTATGGCTCATTTCTATATAAAAGTTTTGCCTATCTTAAAGCCTTGAAAGGCACATTAAATAGCATCTAA
- a CDS encoding glycosyltransferase produces MSFFLELLFALSCILILHSYIIYPISLVVANIFIRPQKSALATEAKDLPVVSCITSVYNEADIIERKVHSVLNSEYPIDKIKLFIGSDASDDGSNELIKALKIKYHNIYFFSFNSRRGKTNVINDLIEEAYKVTPQSDNHIILFTDANVILNSETIAILVSEFINPAVAVVDSRIIQKNLRSDGISLAEGQYMSLETKLKFLEGRVLGCMMGAFGGCFTIRSSYLQKIPNHLIVDDFYITMMAMIKNGISLLNPNASCIEGIPNQMHEEFKRKSRISIGNFQNLAIFWDRLYKKPLRLAYAFFSHKFLRWIGPFLFLGMLFSSLGLWLLGSNQFGYINLSLVALIFGIPVLDFVLQYLGIHLRPFRAIRYFFYMNLALLNGFIIYVSGKQLVTWQPPKRSNIS; encoded by the coding sequence ATGTCTTTTTTTCTTGAACTTTTATTTGCACTATCCTGTATTTTAATACTGCATAGTTATATTATTTACCCAATTAGTTTAGTTGTCGCTAATATATTTATTCGCCCTCAAAAATCTGCTTTGGCAACAGAAGCTAAAGATCTTCCTGTTGTTTCCTGCATTACTTCTGTTTATAATGAAGCGGATATAATAGAAAGGAAAGTACATTCGGTGTTAAATTCAGAATATCCAATTGATAAAATAAAACTTTTTATAGGTTCTGATGCATCAGATGATGGATCAAATGAGCTCATTAAGGCCCTAAAAATTAAATACCATAATATTTATTTTTTCTCATTTAACTCGAGGCGCGGTAAAACGAATGTGATTAATGACTTAATAGAAGAGGCTTATAAGGTTACCCCGCAATCTGATAATCATATTATTTTGTTTACAGATGCGAATGTTATTCTGAATTCAGAAACCATTGCTATTTTGGTTTCTGAATTTATTAACCCTGCGGTTGCTGTTGTTGATTCACGTATAATCCAAAAAAATCTAAGAAGTGATGGCATTTCTCTTGCAGAAGGCCAATACATGTCTTTAGAAACTAAATTAAAATTCCTGGAAGGAAGAGTACTTGGTTGCATGATGGGTGCATTTGGAGGGTGTTTTACAATACGCTCAAGTTACCTCCAAAAAATTCCTAATCATTTAATTGTGGATGATTTTTATATTACAATGATGGCAATGATTAAAAATGGAATTAGTCTACTTAATCCGAATGCTAGCTGTATAGAAGGAATTCCAAACCAAATGCATGAGGAATTTAAACGAAAATCGAGAATTTCAATTGGCAATTTTCAAAATCTAGCCATTTTTTGGGACAGACTTTATAAGAAACCATTGCGTCTAGCTTACGCATTTTTTTCACATAAATTCCTAAGGTGGATTGGCCCTTTTCTTTTTCTTGGAATGTTATTCTCATCTTTAGGATTATGGTTATTAGGCTCCAATCAATTCGGGTATATCAACCTCTCATTAGTTGCGCTCATTTTTGGAATTCCAGTTTTGGACTTTGTATTGCAATATTTAGGGATCCATTTAAGACCGTTTCGGGCTATCAGATATTTTTTTTATATGAACCTTGCACTTTTAAATGGGTTTATTATCTATGTTTCAGGCAAACAATTAGTAACCTGGCAACCACCAAAAAGAAGTAATATATCATGA
- a CDS encoding cytochrome c, whose amino-acid sequence MNLNKLFFGAILLLVFGCNYSTETYKEGKILFTTQCAGCHGDQFEGLGNLYPSLKDAAYIKTQRTHLACWIHQGIGTPAGQFNLRHSDLPMPPIPKLSAVELTNILNYLNSQIWKMNAFTIQEIETQLKTCPEIRKIQ is encoded by the coding sequence ATGAATCTAAATAAACTTTTTTTTGGTGCTATACTGCTCTTGGTTTTTGGATGCAATTATTCTACTGAAACTTATAAAGAAGGAAAAATACTTTTTACAACACAATGCGCCGGTTGTCATGGGGATCAATTTGAGGGGCTTGGCAATTTATATCCTTCACTTAAAGATGCTGCCTATATCAAAACTCAACGAACTCATTTAGCTTGCTGGATTCATCAAGGAATAGGAACACCTGCCGGACAGTTTAACTTAAGGCATTCAGATTTACCTATGCCACCAATTCCAAAGTTAAGTGCGGTTGAACTAACAAATATTTTAAATTACCTGAATTCTCAAATCTGGAAAATGAACGCATTTACAATTCAGGAAATCGAAACTCAACTTAAGACTTGCCCTGAAATAAGAAAAATTCAATAG
- a CDS encoding glycosyl transferase family 1, with the protein MRILQLSKKFPFPPKDGESIAILQMSKALHNSGCEMSLLAMNTSKHRVDLTKGLPKELAYYARIETVNVDNKIRWTEAFKNIFSEESYHITRFISAEFSIKLEQLLQEETYDIIQLETLYLAPFLSIIKKYSKAMVVLRAHNIEHEIWQRIAMQVPSLPKKLYLNYLSKKLRNFEIKSLNDYDFLVAITDRDLVQFKSLGYKNGCLASPVGFEVLENQIDYSAFNRPMMLSFIGSLDWMPNIEAVRWFVQEVWPVLMNKFPDLQFHIAGRNAPKDISDINQKNIFSWGSS; encoded by the coding sequence ATGAGAATTCTACAATTAAGCAAGAAATTTCCTTTTCCACCCAAAGATGGTGAGTCCATTGCTATTTTGCAAATGAGTAAAGCCTTGCACAACAGTGGTTGTGAAATGAGTCTGTTGGCCATGAATACATCTAAGCATCGGGTAGATCTCACAAAAGGATTGCCAAAGGAATTGGCTTATTATGCTCGGATTGAAACAGTAAACGTAGATAATAAAATTAGATGGACTGAAGCATTTAAAAATATTTTTTCTGAGGAATCCTATCATATCACCCGATTTATTTCTGCTGAATTTTCGATAAAATTAGAGCAATTACTTCAAGAGGAGACGTATGATATCATTCAGTTGGAGACTTTGTATTTAGCTCCATTTCTTAGTATTATTAAGAAGTATTCAAAAGCAATGGTAGTCTTACGTGCCCATAATATTGAGCATGAGATCTGGCAGCGTATTGCCATGCAAGTGCCTTCACTTCCTAAAAAGCTTTATCTTAACTATTTAAGTAAGAAATTGAGAAATTTTGAAATCAAATCTTTAAATGATTATGATTTTTTGGTGGCAATTACAGATAGGGATTTAGTACAGTTTAAATCTTTGGGTTATAAAAATGGATGTTTGGCCTCACCGGTTGGTTTTGAAGTTTTAGAAAATCAAATTGATTACAGTGCTTTTAATAGACCCATGATGCTTTCCTTTATCGGATCTCTTGATTGGATGCCCAATATTGAAGCGGTGCGTTGGTTTGTTCAAGAAGTTTGGCCAGTACTAATGAATAAATTTCCGGATTTGCAATTTCATATTGCGGGTCGGAATGCTCCAAAAGATATTTCAGATATAAATCAAAAAAACATTTTTTCATGGGGAAGTTCGTGA
- a CDS encoding S26 family signal peptidase, with protein sequence MSILIFLLISYVLLCFSLSILFKKVSIDASKAWIPGINFAEWCKLIGRSPRHAWWLLFPIVNFFIFAAMCVDMVKSFGKMSFWDSALAVVYALLAFWLIGTNKSIKFIEPAFAKEKEFLDEMHEAQKRKDWARVQRIRNTNKYARGAIREWVESIIFAVFAAAFIRMFFIEAYVIPTPSMEGTLKVGDFLFVSKVHYGIRTPMTVAMIPLLHNRIPKLDVESYFTKPSLPYFRLPALTSVKRNDPFVFNWPVGDSVYVTPNRSWTDFQVKTQADAARECKGLPLIVRPLDKKDHYIKRCVAIPGDSLQIIDRQLYINGKMAENPEHMQYMYEVSSTTSNLSIKKLESWGVNTKDPYFKYGIMFLDEAQLAKIKAMGPDVTATPYENPDKRCFPYDVTNFPNWSFNDYGPIWIPKKDVKIPISLENLALYHRIINVYENNKLEVRDQKIYINGQQTDTYTFKQDYYWAMGDNRHNSEDSRAWGFVPFDHVVGKPLFIWFSLKNGNFSDGINWNRIFTSTNKM encoded by the coding sequence GTGAGTATACTTATTTTCTTATTGATAAGCTATGTTTTATTGTGCTTCAGCCTGAGTATTCTGTTTAAAAAAGTATCCATTGATGCATCAAAAGCCTGGATACCGGGTATCAATTTTGCAGAATGGTGTAAACTCATTGGTCGATCTCCACGCCATGCCTGGTGGCTACTTTTCCCGATTGTCAATTTTTTCATTTTTGCGGCCATGTGTGTAGACATGGTAAAATCTTTTGGAAAAATGAGTTTCTGGGATTCAGCTTTAGCGGTTGTTTATGCACTATTGGCTTTTTGGTTAATTGGCACAAATAAGTCAATAAAATTTATCGAACCAGCTTTTGCAAAAGAAAAAGAATTTTTAGATGAGATGCACGAAGCCCAAAAAAGGAAAGATTGGGCACGTGTACAGAGAATAAGAAATACTAATAAATATGCTCGAGGAGCAATTCGGGAATGGGTTGAATCAATAATTTTTGCAGTATTTGCCGCAGCATTTATTCGGATGTTTTTCATAGAGGCCTATGTGATTCCAACTCCTTCTATGGAAGGCACACTTAAAGTTGGTGACTTTCTATTTGTAAGCAAGGTACATTATGGCATACGGACACCAATGACCGTTGCGATGATTCCCTTGTTGCACAATCGAATTCCTAAATTAGATGTGGAGTCTTATTTTACCAAACCATCCCTTCCCTATTTTAGATTGCCTGCATTGACATCTGTAAAAAGAAATGACCCCTTCGTTTTTAACTGGCCGGTTGGCGACAGCGTTTATGTTACACCGAACAGAAGCTGGACGGATTTTCAAGTTAAAACACAAGCAGATGCTGCAAGAGAATGCAAAGGCTTGCCTTTAATTGTAAGACCACTCGATAAAAAAGACCACTACATTAAACGATGCGTTGCAATTCCAGGTGATAGCTTACAAATTATCGACCGGCAATTATACATAAATGGTAAAATGGCAGAAAATCCTGAGCATATGCAATATATGTATGAAGTCAGTTCGACTACCAGTAATCTAAGCATTAAAAAGCTAGAAAGCTGGGGTGTAAATACCAAGGATCCTTATTTTAAATATGGCATTATGTTTTTAGATGAAGCTCAATTAGCTAAAATCAAAGCAATGGGGCCCGATGTAACGGCAACACCCTATGAGAATCCTGACAAACGTTGCTTTCCATATGATGTAACCAATTTTCCAAATTGGAGTTTTAATGATTATGGCCCTATTTGGATTCCAAAAAAAGATGTAAAGATTCCAATAAGCCTTGAAAACCTTGCACTATATCATCGAATTATAAATGTCTATGAAAACAACAAGTTAGAGGTTCGGGATCAAAAAATTTATATCAATGGACAACAAACCGATACATACACATTTAAACAAGATTATTATTGGGCTATGGGAGATAACCGACATAATTCAGAAGATTCCAGAGCATGGGGATTTGTTCCGTTTGACCACGTCGTAGGAAAACCTTTATTTATATGGTTTAGTTTGAAAAATGGCAACTTCTCAGATGGAATAAACTGGAACCGAATCTTCACTTCTACAAATAAGATGTAA
- a CDS encoding SCO family protein has product MYTQFHKLLNQSTWIVTLTLSFLLSSCKNDKLPILGLRTFENNDTIYAKTPDFALENQFGQLITKDSLKEKLHIANFFFTSCPTICPKTIRSMMRIADHFKGNKQLVFINFSIDFRKDSVPKLNSYYDKLNHPLDQFHLLHIPTKEKIKEISEKYMSIAAEDPDAPGGFDHSGWILLADSKFHLRSYCLGTDDKDVDRFIKDIQTLLDESK; this is encoded by the coding sequence ATGTACACTCAATTTCATAAACTTTTGAATCAATCCACGTGGATAGTTACGTTGACTCTTTCTTTTTTACTAAGCTCATGCAAAAACGATAAGCTTCCTATATTGGGCTTACGAACTTTCGAGAACAATGATACAATCTATGCAAAAACACCTGATTTTGCACTTGAGAACCAATTTGGCCAACTTATAACTAAAGATTCCTTAAAAGAGAAATTACATATTGCTAATTTCTTTTTCACTTCATGCCCAACAATTTGCCCTAAAACGATTCGAAGCATGATGCGAATCGCTGATCACTTTAAAGGAAATAAGCAGCTTGTTTTTATTAATTTCAGTATCGATTTTAGAAAAGATTCTGTACCAAAACTTAACAGTTATTACGATAAATTAAATCATCCTTTAGATCAATTTCATTTATTACACATCCCCACCAAAGAAAAAATCAAGGAAATTTCAGAAAAATATATGAGTATTGCCGCAGAAGATCCTGACGCTCCAGGTGGTTTTGATCACAGTGGCTGGATCCTCCTCGCTGATTCAAAATTTCACTTAAGGTCCTATTGTTTAGGCACTGATGACAAAGACGTAGATCGTTTTATAAAAGATATACAAACTCTTTTGGATGAATCTAAATAA
- a CDS encoding ABC transporter ATP-binding protein, with protein MIECKGIKKFYQQLEVLKGIDLSVKTGEFISIIGASGAGKSTLLHIIGSLDQADEGTIQIDGTALNSLKLKALAQFRNKHIGFIFQFHHLLPEFSALENVCLPGLIAGRKENELKIQATDLLHKLAMENRMDHKPGQLSGGEQQRVALARALINNPKILLADEPTGNLDEQNAKQVLNMIMNLKSENNMTVILVTHDTQIALNADRTLTMRDGRVVN; from the coding sequence ATGATTGAATGCAAGGGCATTAAGAAATTTTATCAACAACTGGAAGTCTTAAAAGGGATTGATCTATCAGTAAAAACGGGTGAATTTATCAGTATTATTGGTGCATCAGGTGCAGGAAAAAGTACTTTACTTCATATTATCGGCAGTCTAGATCAAGCAGATGAAGGCACAATACAAATTGACGGTACTGCTCTTAATTCTTTAAAATTAAAGGCACTTGCACAATTCAGGAACAAACACATTGGCTTTATTTTTCAGTTTCATCATCTCTTGCCAGAATTCTCAGCACTTGAAAATGTATGCTTGCCTGGATTAATTGCCGGACGAAAAGAAAATGAACTTAAGATTCAAGCAACTGACCTACTTCATAAATTGGCAATGGAAAATCGTATGGACCATAAACCAGGTCAGTTATCTGGAGGTGAACAACAACGAGTTGCCTTGGCACGTGCATTGATCAATAATCCAAAAATACTCTTGGCAGATGAACCTACAGGCAACTTGGATGAACAAAATGCAAAACAAGTTCTTAATATGATTATGAATTTAAAATCAGAAAATAACATGACTGTTATACTTGTAACCCATGATACCCAAATTGCTTTAAATGCTGATCGCACCTTAACGATGCGGGATGGAAGGGTTGTAAATTAA
- a CDS encoding AAA family ATPase, translated as MAVKDKASTLKELKASKYTYRSIREELRQNLISKIRTKTSLFNGIYGYDQTVIPDVERAVLSGHNILFLGLRGQAKTKMARQLIQLLDEYIPIIKGSEINDNPINPISKYGKEMIAIHGDDCPIDWIHRSQRYVEKLATPDVSISDLIGDIDPIKAAQKNIAYDDEYAIHFGLIPRSHQSIFVINELPDLQARIQVALFNILEERDLQIRGFKFKLPLDVFFIFTANPEDYTQRGTIITPLKDRIESQILTHYPEDIETALQISQQEAHIPENIRKSIYIPKLMLQILEQIAFTARDSEMVDEKSGVSARLSISALELLYSTIERRMLMNNELKGSARIADLLAIVPAITGKMELVYEGEQIGAYEVALAMINDSILEQCQPLFPKIINTGKQKTINPYQTICDWFTKGNTVSLGTNDSELKFKESLSQIPELQDFFKVKDKNDILFLKECMLHIIAASNIIQKEWQDQRIVYKDQLASMLNDLDLSTN; from the coding sequence ATGGCAGTAAAAGATAAAGCGAGCACTCTAAAAGAATTAAAAGCAAGTAAATATACCTATCGAAGCATTCGAGAAGAACTTCGTCAAAATTTAATATCAAAAATTCGCACTAAAACGAGTCTGTTTAACGGCATTTACGGGTATGACCAGACTGTTATCCCGGATGTTGAACGCGCTGTTTTAAGTGGACACAATATTCTGTTTCTGGGATTACGGGGCCAAGCTAAAACCAAGATGGCACGTCAACTAATTCAATTGCTTGATGAATATATACCAATTATTAAAGGAAGCGAAATCAATGACAATCCGATTAATCCTATTAGCAAATACGGAAAGGAAATGATTGCAATTCATGGAGATGATTGTCCAATAGATTGGATTCACAGAAGCCAACGATATGTTGAAAAATTGGCAACCCCGGATGTTAGCATTTCTGATCTGATTGGTGACATAGATCCAATAAAAGCTGCTCAGAAAAACATTGCTTATGATGATGAATATGCAATTCACTTTGGCTTAATTCCCCGTTCGCACCAATCAATCTTTGTGATTAACGAATTGCCAGATTTACAAGCAAGAATTCAAGTTGCCCTGTTCAATATTTTAGAGGAACGTGACTTGCAAATTCGAGGATTTAAATTTAAACTTCCACTGGATGTGTTTTTTATATTTACTGCAAATCCCGAAGATTACACCCAACGCGGAACAATAATTACCCCATTGAAAGACCGGATAGAAAGCCAAATCCTTACGCACTATCCAGAAGATATTGAAACAGCATTGCAGATAAGCCAGCAAGAAGCTCACATTCCAGAAAATATAAGAAAGAGTATTTATATCCCTAAATTAATGTTGCAGATTTTGGAACAAATTGCATTCACAGCTAGAGATAGTGAAATGGTTGATGAAAAAAGCGGCGTTTCTGCTCGTCTAAGTATTTCTGCTTTGGAATTGCTATACAGTACCATTGAAAGAAGGATGTTGATGAATAATGAACTCAAGGGATCTGCCCGCATCGCAGATTTACTTGCGATTGTTCCAGCCATAACAGGCAAAATGGAATTAGTCTATGAGGGCGAACAAATTGGAGCATATGAAGTGGCCCTTGCCATGATCAATGATTCAATTCTTGAACAATGCCAGCCATTATTTCCTAAAATCATTAACACAGGAAAACAGAAGACCATTAATCCCTATCAAACGATTTGTGATTGGTTTACCAAGGGCAATACTGTGAGTTTAGGCACAAACGATTCTGAATTAAAATTCAAAGAAAGCCTATCTCAAATACCTGAACTACAGGATTTTTTTAAAGTCAAGGATAAAAATGACATTTTATTTCTAAAAGAATGTATGCTTCACATTATTGCAGCATCCAATATTATCCAGAAAGAGTGGCAAGATCAACGGATTGTTTACAAGGATCAATTGGCTAGTATGCTGAATGATCTGGATTTAAGTACCAACTAA